One genomic segment of Agromyces intestinalis includes these proteins:
- a CDS encoding glycoside hydrolase family 3 N-terminal domain-containing protein, producing MPRDIRPARPHRRLAAALAALGVVASGLIASAPAAAADADLAQLGTITASAAQDDGDGSFPASNAIDGDPTTRWASGNGPDADTEFTAWLQSDLGAVATVTRIDLAWEAAFAAGYELRVATADPSDPASWTTVHTETAGSGGDESIVLDEPVQARYVRLDMLQRTSFTWDPAQLHWYGYSLFSFGVFGSLPSPAVAFDRTSIGVDAGDTVEVAVNLTNAATGAQTVRVTSGGGTAVAGDDYTALDETLTFAEGETTKTVSVATVGHGALAPSRTFVLTLSDPSDGLVLGSRSQVTVTLRPSGEAPNAGAVDVLADFEAGVPAGWFAWGSTGPVTPQLGTATDDTVPGSAPGNHVFTATVAGTPVASDWFGFTNDTPAADWSHADGFRFWFLGKGTGKALNFELKSEGKLFDRTVVDDTAGWRLVSVLFDDLRLKGNPGAPDRFLPSASNGYAVTLTGLGSGTWSFDDVAIFERAIMIDDFEGEVPVGSGPSGIFSWVAPGGEVTVGVGEQERADVTDNHVLTGSYRVPAGQWGGITDNLDSPQDWSGFRGIRLWWYASQPTNPASPTAGGDVQVELKDGGPDGEHAELWAATFKDNWGSSTSRWKLVELPFSAFTLGGNQPGSAETKNGTLDLTAAWGFALHFPKGTDDTRYAIDDVQVYGTPASAANATVTARPDVVLVDGGDTAEVTLAVTTASGDPLDLPVTVSYANGDGTAEAGTHFAAFAGELTFPAGAESGSTQSFTVQTSAVDGPDEARVIPVVLDGDGARLPDSVKIVINAHDLPYLDASLPVAERVEDLLGRMSVAEKAGQMAQAERLGLQSPAQIADLALGSVLSGGGSTPPGNTPEAWADMVDGYQRQARSTALQIPLLYGVDAVHGHSNVLDATIFPHNTGLGATHDADLVEAIGRATAIETKATGPNWTFAPCLCVTRDERWGRSYESFGEDPALVRAYAEAVTVGLQGADPADKSAADTLLATAKHWVGDGGTAYDPTKVGSGYPIDQGITSADSLADFVRLHVDPYLPSIAAGVGSIMPSYSAVDLGDGPVRMHEHELLNTEVLKGELGFTGFLISDWEGIDKLPGGSYADKAVRSVNAGLDMAMAPYNFAAFISAIEQGVASGAIEPTRVDDAVRRILTQKFELGLFEQPFTDRSRQGEFGGDAHRAIARQAAAESQVLLKNDGVLPLPKSGSYYVAGSNADDLGNQMGGWTISWQGGSGDTTAGTSILEGIRQVAPGASVTVSTDASAPTDGFDAGIVVVGETPYAEGQGDVGNNGKGLDLKAADRQAIDRVCSAMDCVVLVVAGRTQLVTDQLGEMNALVSSFLPGSEGAGVADVLFGDVPFTGRLPITWPASAAQVPINVGDDEYEPLFAFGWGERTDVPADRVAWVADALDALGAPAAEAAGAVAALRDADVWAVDGTVSPDADDVQHALDLLAAAAATLPGTERGTLAHADLLVSVARDLAQHAIAGGTAADLPDLAARTADAEVALLNGDPVEAVRLLASVLGIEIDSTDPTDPGKAQVAGTLSASTARVGDELTFSATGFVADETLVGTLFSDPVDLGTVDATEAGIGSITFTVPEGLDPGTHTVQLEGSAQIASATFTLLSDDAPGGPGDGGTGGGAGTGGSSAAGSGSVAMTGVEIWLTVLLGIALVAAGAILMPAVARRRR from the coding sequence GTGCCTCGAGACATTCGGCCCGCCCGCCCTCACCGCCGACTGGCGGCCGCGCTCGCTGCACTCGGCGTCGTCGCATCCGGCCTGATCGCGAGCGCGCCGGCCGCCGCAGCCGACGCCGACCTCGCCCAGCTCGGCACGATCACCGCATCGGCGGCCCAGGACGACGGCGACGGCTCGTTCCCCGCATCGAACGCGATCGACGGCGATCCGACGACGCGCTGGGCGAGCGGCAACGGGCCCGACGCCGACACCGAGTTCACCGCCTGGCTGCAGTCCGACCTCGGCGCCGTCGCGACCGTGACCCGGATCGACCTCGCATGGGAGGCCGCGTTCGCCGCAGGGTACGAACTGCGTGTCGCGACCGCCGACCCGTCCGACCCCGCGAGCTGGACGACCGTGCACACCGAGACCGCCGGCAGCGGCGGCGACGAGTCGATCGTGCTCGACGAACCCGTGCAGGCCCGCTACGTGCGCCTCGACATGCTGCAGCGCACCTCCTTCACGTGGGATCCCGCACAGCTGCACTGGTATGGGTACTCGCTCTTCTCCTTCGGCGTGTTCGGCTCGCTGCCGTCGCCGGCGGTCGCGTTCGATCGCACGTCGATCGGCGTCGATGCGGGCGACACGGTCGAAGTCGCCGTGAACCTCACCAACGCGGCGACCGGCGCGCAGACCGTGCGGGTCACGAGCGGCGGCGGCACCGCCGTGGCGGGCGACGACTACACCGCCCTCGACGAGACGCTGACCTTCGCCGAGGGCGAGACCACCAAGACGGTGAGCGTCGCGACCGTCGGGCACGGCGCCCTGGCACCGTCGCGCACCTTCGTGCTCACGCTGAGCGATCCGAGCGACGGGCTCGTGCTCGGGTCGCGGTCGCAGGTGACCGTCACGCTGCGCCCGAGCGGCGAGGCGCCCAACGCGGGCGCGGTCGACGTGCTCGCCGACTTCGAGGCGGGCGTGCCCGCCGGCTGGTTCGCGTGGGGCAGCACCGGCCCGGTGACGCCGCAGCTCGGCACCGCGACGGATGACACGGTGCCCGGCTCGGCTCCCGGCAACCACGTGTTCACCGCGACGGTGGCCGGCACCCCGGTCGCCTCCGACTGGTTCGGGTTCACGAACGACACCCCGGCGGCGGACTGGTCGCACGCCGACGGATTCCGGTTCTGGTTCCTCGGCAAGGGCACCGGCAAGGCGCTGAACTTCGAGCTGAAGAGCGAGGGCAAGCTGTTCGACCGCACCGTCGTCGACGACACGGCCGGCTGGCGGCTGGTGTCGGTGCTGTTCGACGACCTGCGCCTGAAAGGCAACCCGGGCGCGCCCGACCGCTTCCTGCCGTCGGCGTCGAACGGGTACGCGGTCACGCTCACGGGCCTCGGCTCGGGCACCTGGTCGTTCGACGACGTCGCGATCTTCGAGCGGGCGATCATGATCGACGACTTCGAGGGCGAGGTTCCGGTGGGGTCGGGGCCGTCGGGCATCTTCAGCTGGGTCGCTCCGGGCGGCGAGGTCACCGTCGGCGTCGGCGAGCAGGAACGCGCGGATGTCACGGACAACCACGTGCTGACGGGCAGCTACCGCGTGCCTGCCGGACAGTGGGGCGGCATCACCGACAACCTCGATTCGCCGCAGGACTGGAGCGGATTCCGAGGCATCCGACTCTGGTGGTACGCGTCGCAGCCGACCAACCCGGCCTCGCCGACCGCCGGCGGCGACGTGCAGGTCGAACTGAAGGACGGCGGGCCCGACGGCGAGCACGCCGAGCTCTGGGCCGCGACCTTCAAAGACAACTGGGGCAGCTCGACCAGCCGCTGGAAGCTCGTCGAACTGCCGTTCTCGGCGTTCACGCTCGGCGGCAACCAGCCCGGCAGCGCCGAGACGAAGAACGGCACGCTCGACCTCACCGCCGCGTGGGGGTTCGCGCTGCACTTCCCGAAGGGCACCGACGACACGCGGTACGCCATCGACGACGTGCAGGTCTACGGCACGCCCGCGTCGGCCGCGAACGCGACCGTCACGGCGCGACCCGACGTCGTGCTCGTCGACGGCGGCGACACCGCCGAGGTGACGCTCGCGGTCACCACCGCGAGCGGCGACCCGCTCGACCTGCCTGTCACCGTGTCGTACGCGAACGGCGACGGCACGGCCGAGGCCGGCACCCACTTCGCCGCCTTCGCGGGGGAGCTGACCTTCCCGGCAGGCGCCGAATCGGGATCGACCCAGTCGTTCACCGTGCAGACCTCCGCGGTCGACGGACCGGACGAAGCCCGGGTCATCCCGGTCGTGCTCGACGGCGACGGCGCTCGCCTGCCCGACTCGGTGAAGATCGTGATCAACGCGCACGACCTGCCGTACCTCGACGCCTCACTGCCCGTCGCCGAGCGGGTCGAGGATCTGCTCGGCCGCATGAGCGTCGCGGAGAAGGCGGGGCAGATGGCGCAGGCCGAACGTCTCGGCCTGCAGAGCCCCGCGCAGATCGCCGACCTCGCGCTCGGATCGGTGCTCTCGGGCGGTGGCTCGACGCCGCCCGGCAACACGCCCGAAGCGTGGGCCGACATGGTCGACGGGTACCAGCGGCAGGCGCGCTCGACCGCGCTGCAGATCCCGCTGCTGTACGGCGTCGACGCCGTGCACGGGCACAGCAACGTGCTCGACGCGACGATCTTCCCGCACAACACGGGCCTCGGCGCCACGCACGACGCCGACCTCGTCGAGGCGATCGGGCGGGCCACCGCGATCGAGACCAAGGCGACCGGCCCCAACTGGACCTTCGCCCCCTGCCTCTGCGTGACGCGCGACGAGCGCTGGGGTCGCAGCTACGAGTCGTTCGGCGAAGACCCGGCGCTCGTGCGGGCCTACGCCGAGGCCGTGACGGTCGGCCTGCAGGGCGCCGACCCGGCCGACAAGTCGGCCGCCGACACGCTGCTCGCCACCGCGAAGCACTGGGTGGGCGACGGCGGCACGGCGTACGACCCGACCAAGGTCGGCAGCGGCTACCCGATCGACCAGGGCATCACGTCGGCCGACTCGCTCGCCGACTTCGTGCGCCTGCACGTCGACCCGTACCTGCCGTCGATCGCGGCGGGCGTCGGCTCGATCATGCCGTCGTACTCGGCGGTCGACCTCGGCGACGGGCCCGTGCGCATGCACGAGCACGAACTGCTGAACACCGAGGTGCTGAAGGGCGAGCTCGGATTCACCGGGTTCCTCATCAGCGACTGGGAGGGCATCGACAAGCTGCCGGGCGGCAGCTACGCCGACAAGGCGGTGCGCTCGGTGAACGCGGGCCTCGACATGGCGATGGCCCCGTACAACTTCGCGGCCTTCATCTCGGCGATCGAGCAGGGGGTCGCGTCGGGCGCGATCGAACCGACGAGGGTGGATGACGCGGTGCGCCGCATCCTGACGCAGAAGTTCGAACTCGGCCTGTTCGAGCAGCCGTTCACCGACCGCAGCCGGCAGGGCGAGTTCGGCGGCGACGCGCACCGCGCGATCGCGCGGCAGGCTGCGGCCGAGTCGCAGGTGCTGCTGAAGAACGACGGCGTGCTGCCGCTGCCGAAGTCGGGCTCCTACTACGTGGCCGGCTCGAACGCCGACGACCTCGGCAACCAGATGGGCGGCTGGACGATCTCGTGGCAGGGCGGCTCGGGCGACACGACGGCCGGCACGTCGATCCTCGAGGGCATCCGGCAGGTCGCGCCGGGTGCGTCGGTCACCGTGTCGACGGATGCCTCGGCCCCCACCGACGGCTTCGATGCGGGCATCGTCGTGGTCGGCGAGACCCCGTACGCCGAGGGTCAGGGCGACGTCGGCAACAACGGCAAGGGCCTCGACCTGAAGGCCGCCGACCGGCAGGCGATCGACCGGGTCTGCAGTGCGATGGACTGCGTCGTGCTCGTGGTCGCCGGTCGCACACAGCTCGTGACCGATCAGCTCGGCGAGATGAACGCGCTCGTCTCGTCGTTCCTGCCCGGCAGCGAGGGCGCCGGCGTGGCCGACGTGCTGTTCGGCGACGTGCCGTTCACCGGTCGCCTGCCGATCACGTGGCCGGCCTCGGCCGCGCAGGTGCCGATCAACGTCGGCGACGACGAGTACGAGCCGCTGTTCGCGTTCGGCTGGGGCGAGCGCACCGACGTGCCGGCCGACCGGGTGGCGTGGGTGGCCGACGCCCTCGACGCGCTCGGCGCCCCTGCCGCGGAGGCGGCCGGCGCCGTCGCCGCCCTGCGCGACGCCGACGTGTGGGCGGTCGACGGCACGGTCTCGCCCGACGCCGACGACGTGCAGCATGCGCTCGACCTGCTCGCCGCCGCCGCGGCCACGCTGCCCGGCACCGAGCGCGGAACGCTCGCCCACGCCGACCTGCTGGTCTCCGTGGCGCGCGACCTCGCGCAGCACGCGATCGCGGGCGGCACCGCGGCCGACCTGCCCGACCTGGCCGCCCGCACCGCGGACGCCGAGGTCGCCCTGCTGAACGGCGACCCGGTCGAAGCGGTGCGGCTGCTGGCCTCGGTGCTCGGGATCGAGATCGACTCGACCGACCCGACCGACCCCGGCAAGGCGCAGGTCGCCGGCACGCTGAGCGCATCGACGGCGCGGGTCGGCGACGAGCTGACGTTCTCAGCGACCGGGTTCGTGGCCGACGAGACCCTCGTCGGCACCCTCTTCAGCGACCCCGTCGACCTGGGCACGGTCGACGCGACCGAGGCCGGCATCGGCTCGATCACGTTCACCGTTCCCGAGGGTCTCGATCCCGGCACGCACACCGTGCAGCTCGAGGGATCCGCGCAGATCGCGTCGGCCACCTTCACCCTGCTGAGCGATGACGCGCCCGGCGGACCGGGCGACGGCGGAACGGGCGGCGGAGCCGGCACCGGCGGTTCGAGCGCAGCCGGCTCGGGTTCGGTCGCGATGACCGGCGTCGAGATCTGGCTGACGGTCCTGCTCGGAATCGCACTCGTCGCGGCCGGCGCGATCCTGATGCCCGCGGTCGCGCGCCGCCGCCGCTGA